A genomic stretch from Helianthus annuus cultivar XRQ/B chromosome 1, HanXRQr2.0-SUNRISE, whole genome shotgun sequence includes:
- the LOC110944217 gene encoding ERI1 exoribonuclease 3 isoform X2: MTSLQNNQETMQTNYEVPASGLQSNAHPQCNGTPMESKNILEIDPNELLIEPEKKPDYTLHHHPAADIKNENLNNIQGQFYPFFQYAPFTLFPPCDYQHQEFHYFVVIDFEATCDKERNPHPQEIIEFPSVIVSSFTGQLEACFQTYVRPTCNQLLTDFCKDLTGIHQFQVDRGVTLSEALVRHDKWLEMKGIKNANFAVVTWSNWDCRVMLESECRFKKIHGST; encoded by the exons ATGACTTCCCTACAAAACAATCAAG AAACTATGCAAACCAACTATGAGGTCCCTGCGTCGGGCCTCCAGAGCAATGCTCACCCACAGTGTAATGGGACTCCTATGGAATCCAAAAACATTCTAGAAATAGATCCAAACGAATTGCTAATTGAACCGGAGAAAAAGCCAGACTACACTTTGCATCATCATCCTGCAGCTGacataaaaaatgaaaacttgaaCAATATCCAAGGCCAGTTTTACCCTTTCTTCCAGTATGCTCCATTTACCCTGTTTCCTCCCTGTGACTATCAGCATCAAGAGTTCCATTATTTTGTGGTTATTGATTTTGAGGCTACATGCGATAAGGAAAGAAATCCTCATCCTCAAGAGATCATTGAGTTTCCCTCGGTTATAGTGAGTAGTTTCACTGGTCAACTGGAAGCTTGTTTCCAAACATATGTTCGTCCAACATGCAATCAGCTCTTAACTGACTTTTGCAAGGATTTGACCGGTATCCATCAATTTCAG GTGGACAGAGGAGTTACTCTTAGTGAAGCACTTGTTCGACATGACAAATGGCTGGAGATGAAGGGGATAAAGAATGCCAACTTTGCTGTGGTTACATGGTCAAACTGGGACTGTAGAGTCATGCTGGAATCAGAATGCAGATTCAAGAAAATTC ATGGATCAACTTAA
- the LOC110944217 gene encoding ERI1 exoribonuclease 3 isoform X1, translating to MTSLQNNQETMQTNYEVPASGLQSNAHPQCNGTPMESKNILEIDPNELLIEPEKKPDYTLHHHPAADIKNENLNNIQGQFYPFFQYAPFTLFPPCDYQHQEFHYFVVIDFEATCDKERNPHPQEIIEFPSVIVSSFTGQLEACFQTYVRPTCNQLLTDFCKDLTGIHQFQVDRGVTLSEALVRHDKWLEMKGIKNANFAVVTWSNWDCRVMLESECRFKKIRKPCYFNRWINLKAAFCEVFGVAKCNLKEAVQLAGLSWQGRAHCGLDDARNTARLLALMMHRGFKFSITNSLMCHPDLTWKPPPPGHLHFLPLFHHPCCFCGVKSSKGMVRKPGPKQGSCFFGCGNWTSARGARCHYFQWA from the exons ATGACTTCCCTACAAAACAATCAAG AAACTATGCAAACCAACTATGAGGTCCCTGCGTCGGGCCTCCAGAGCAATGCTCACCCACAGTGTAATGGGACTCCTATGGAATCCAAAAACATTCTAGAAATAGATCCAAACGAATTGCTAATTGAACCGGAGAAAAAGCCAGACTACACTTTGCATCATCATCCTGCAGCTGacataaaaaatgaaaacttgaaCAATATCCAAGGCCAGTTTTACCCTTTCTTCCAGTATGCTCCATTTACCCTGTTTCCTCCCTGTGACTATCAGCATCAAGAGTTCCATTATTTTGTGGTTATTGATTTTGAGGCTACATGCGATAAGGAAAGAAATCCTCATCCTCAAGAGATCATTGAGTTTCCCTCGGTTATAGTGAGTAGTTTCACTGGTCAACTGGAAGCTTGTTTCCAAACATATGTTCGTCCAACATGCAATCAGCTCTTAACTGACTTTTGCAAGGATTTGACCGGTATCCATCAATTTCAG GTGGACAGAGGAGTTACTCTTAGTGAAGCACTTGTTCGACATGACAAATGGCTGGAGATGAAGGGGATAAAGAATGCCAACTTTGCTGTGGTTACATGGTCAAACTGGGACTGTAGAGTCATGCTGGAATCAGAATGCAGATTCAAGAAAATTCGTAAGCCTTGTTATTTTAACCG ATGGATCAACTTAAAAGCAGCATTCTGTGAGGTGTTTGGTGTGGCAAAATGCAATTTGAAGGAGGCAGTGCAGCTGGCGGGTCTGTCATGGCAGGGTAGAGCTCACTGTGGTTTAGATGATGCCAGGAACACCGCCCGCCTACTTGCTCTGATGATGCACAGGGGTTTCAAGTTCTCAATCACCAATTCTTTGATGTGCCATCCTGATCTCACTTGGAAACCACCACCACCTGGACATCTGCATTTCCTTCCGCTCTTTCACCATCCTTGCTGTTTCTGTGGGGTCAAAAGCAGTAAAGGAATGGTTCGCAAACCAGGTCCCAAACAAGGCAGCTGCTTCTTTGGTTGCGGGAATTGGACTTCTGCTAGAGGCGCACGTTGCCACTACTTCCAATGGGCTTGA